The window TTGCGGACGAAAAGTTGCGGTATACTGGGAACACGCCGTGCCGGCGAGTCGTGGCGCCCCGCGCCGGCTGGTGCGAGGGCGCCTGCACCGCATCCTTGATCTGGCTTGCGCCTCGCGGCATCACCGCACAGGGGCTGTTTACAGAGCCGCCGCTGCTCCACCGGGAAGATGCGCACGGTGAGCGGCTCGAGCGGTCTTGGATGCAACGTTCGAAGAGCAGCGCCGATTCATGAACCCGAGCCAATGTCGGCCGATCGCGTATCGCGCGCAGCGCAGTGCCGGCCGTGGCCGCATCCGGACCAGCGGGTGCGCGTGATTGCGCCACCGGTTCGCATTTCGGAGCCTGCGCCGCCGCGCAGGCCGAGAGGAAACGCCGTGTGACCGGCGCGCGCGGAGGCGCGGTCGTCTTCGCGGCGCTCGCCGTGTCAGGTCTACGCGCTCAAGTCCGCCATCCCGGCTCCGCACGGCGCAATATTGAGGAGAGCATCGTGGCGCCACCATTCGGCAGTAAAGGCCGCCGTCGCAACGATCAGCAGCGCGGATCGCCATCGCGCGACCGGGGCCGCCGCCCCGGCGAGGAGGGGGACCGCCGCGGGGCGCGCAGCTACCGGCCGGGGCTGCATGACTGGACCCCCGGCGCCGCGGGCCGCTCGCCCTCGGCATCAGGCGCGGGCGGGCGAGGTCCCGCGTCTGCACCGCTCCGATCGGGAGGATCCCCCGGACGGGCCGGCACCTCGGCGAACGGTGGGCGCGGCGCGGGGGGTGGGTCCGTCGCGCGGCCCGGCCGCAGCTATTTGCGGCCCGGATCGATGGGCGGCGCCTCCGCGGGCCAGCGCGAGAGTTACGAGCGTGACGGCGGCCTCGGCGACGAACGCGATCAACAGCAGCGCACGAGCCAACCCGCGTTCCCGCGACGTCGCTCGCTGGCGCCCGGCCGCCCGCCGCGAGAGGGTGTCACGCCGTCCGCGGCTCGCAACGGGCGCGATCCGCTCGGGCCGGGACGCGGTCGCAATCCGCCAGGCGCGCGGGCCGAGGACCGGCGCGGCGACGAGTCGCGCCCACGGCAGCCCGCGCGACCGGGCCTGCCGTCTCGCCGGACCGGGCAGCCAGCATCAGCCCCGGCGGCTAGCGAACGCGGTCAGACGCACGCCGGCCGGGACGGAGGCGCAGCGACGCCGGCCGCGCCGCCGGTGACGGCGTCGCTGCGCCAGCGTGGTGAGAACGCCGGTGTTCGTGCCGTCCGATCCGGCCGGCGTGGCTCCGCGGAGGGCGCTGCCCCGGCGCACGATCGCGCCGAGCATGTGGCCGCCGAACGGCGGGAGGCCGCTAGCCGGCCGCCGCGTGCCCGGCGGGGCGGCGCCTCCCCCGACCGCGCCTGAACCATTGCCCAGGTGACCGCCGGCTGAGAGCACAGCAACGTGCATGCACACGGATCGAATGAACGCCGGGCGCGCGGCATTCGTGCCGTGCTGTTCGGGGTGGCCGCAAACGCGCTGCTGATCGTCCTGAAGGGGACGGCCGGCGCGCTCGGCCACAGCAGCGGGCTCGTCGCCGACGCCGTGCACTCCGCCGCGGATCTGGTGAACTCCCTGCTCGCGCTGGCTAGCCTGCTGGTCTCGCGCAAGCCGCCCGATGCCGCGCACCCGTACGGTCACGGGCGCGCCGAGGCGCTCTCGGCCAACTTCGCCGCGATGGTGATCGGCGCCGCCGGCCTGCTGGTGGGCTGGGAGTCGATTGGGAGCCTGGCGCGCGGGCGGCAGGGTGCGCCGGACCTCTTGACGCTCTGGGTGGCGCTGTTCGCCACCGCCGCCAAGCTCGTGCTGGCCATCTACGCCGGCCGTGTCGCGCGGGCGACGCGCAGTAAGGCGGTCAATGCCGACGCACGCGATCATCTGGCGGACGTGCTCTCCGGAGCGGTCGTCATCGCCGGCATCGCGGCCGCCCGCGCTGGCTGGTCGCTGCTCGACCCGCTGGCGGGGCTGATCGTGAGCGGCTTTATTCTGTACACCGCCTTCCAGGTGTTTCTCGGCGCCGCGACCGAGCTGATGGACACCAGCCTGACACCGTCCGTGCGCGCGGCCGTGATCGCCGAGAGCGCGCGGGTCGCGGGCGTGCAGCTCACGGGCATCGCCGGGCGCATGATCGGCTCGGAAACACTGGTTGAACTGCACGCCGAGGTAGACCCGAACCTCACCGTCTCGCAGGCCGGGGCGCTGGTGGACGCGCTCAAGGCGCGGCTCGTCGCGCGTATTCCCGAGGTCGAGCACGTGGTGGTGGAGTTGAACTCCAGCGCCGAAGAGCCCGAGGCGCTGCAGGTCGTCGCGCCGCCGCACTGAAGTGGTTCGGCGCCGTTTCGCTTGCCCGGCGTCTGAAAGTTGGGCGCTTTGGCCCTGTCTCGTGCTTCACAGAGCGAGCGTGACCGCTGCTGCATCCGCGGTCGTCGCACGATCGTTACAATAATGACAACACGAGACGAAGCAAAGGACGGTGTGCAGCATGAACATGACCGGCGTGTGGAATCGACGCGGCGCTGTGCGCGGATGGCGAACCGCCATCGGCGTGGCGCTGCTGTCCGCGGCCGTCCTGGCGGTGGCCGTGCCGCACGTCCGGGCTGCGGGCTTCGGGGGCGGCTGGGCGGTAAGCCGTGGTGCAGCGCTCGTGATCACGTACAACGACACGGCCTGCGCCGATCCGTCGTATCAGACGATCATCGATGACGCGGCCGCGCAATGGAACGCGACGGACTCGCCCGCGGCGTTCGTTCGCACGGACAGCACGGACACGGCCACGGTGCAACTGTTCGTCTGCACCGGCTTCGACGACGGCCCCGACGGCGACTATTGGGGCGTGACGGAGCTGTATGACGGGGCTGGCAACGACTGCCTTGCCTGCAGTTACGCGCACGCGAAAGTATTTCTGAACCGTTCTGAGCTGGACGCCGAGACGGTTGAGGTGCGGCTGAAGACGGCGACCCACGAGTTCGGCCATGTGCTTGGCCTGGCGCACCCGCTGAAGACCGACCATACGCCGCAGATCATGCGGCAGGGCTGGAACGGCTACGACGCGCCGCAGGCCCAGGACGTCGCCAACCTCAACGCACTCTATCCCGGCTGGGCCGACGGTACGCCGAAGCCGGCAGAAGCGACGACGTTCCAAACCCTTCCCGCCCTGGCGCCCGTGGCGCCGGCACGCATGCCCGCTCCGGTATCCGGCGCGGACGGCGGCGAGCTGGGCCGCTAGGCCGGCGGCGACGGACTGGCCCGAGCGGCACATCATCCGCTACCCTGAATATGCCACTATGAAGACTGTTCGGGTGCGCTGCCCCGTACCCCCGTA is drawn from Dehalococcoidia bacterium and contains these coding sequences:
- a CDS encoding cation diffusion facilitator family transporter, which encodes MLFGVAANALLIVLKGTAGALGHSSGLVADAVHSAADLVNSLLALASLLVSRKPPDAAHPYGHGRAEALSANFAAMVIGAAGLLVGWESIGSLARGRQGAPDLLTLWVALFATAAKLVLAIYAGRVARATRSKAVNADARDHLADVLSGAVVIAGIAAARAGWSLLDPLAGLIVSGFILYTAFQVFLGAATELMDTSLTPSVRAAVIAESARVAGVQLTGIAGRMIGSETLVELHAEVDPNLTVSQAGALVDALKARLVARIPEVEHVVVELNSSAEEPEALQVVAPPH